The following proteins are encoded in a genomic region of Nymphalis io chromosome 16, ilAglIoxx1.1, whole genome shotgun sequence:
- the LOC126774473 gene encoding lipid droplet-regulating VLDL assembly factor AUP1-like: MALTVDKLINDERFSGDNVVQFLLYLPLGLVLMAFRIVLALILWIAAIVLPNKSAVRQLLSTLACWTFGVYVKVKGSKDPRCSVLVANYVSCLDSLAAAHTLGTISLRKWKVPPFFASTLGIKNAAQFVRKQHFTESPSKPVLLQPEGGPTNGKGLLKFNDWSFPIGNRVQPIAITVERPFTNVTVHRPNDKMDVFPWWDALWFLWTPCSVYTLRALPALDRKDDNDQEFVDRMRQAIADALQVEATPWSLSEARRARRPAPARRAPPAPPAAPPAPPAARRVQEVLPRVPLADIVRDLERTRSVDVTITNFLEGITPYTPIPESVVEPQPSTSRAPPKYVCPAPTGVFSKSAKERQLSFQEKKAQMIAEARQRYIEKHGLNVASKC, from the exons ATGGCGCTAACAGTGGATAAACTCATTAACGACGAGAG GTTTAGTGGTGATAATGTCGTACAGTTCCTTTTATATTTACCCCTTGGTTTGGTGCTAATGGCATTTAGAATAGTTTTGGCGTTAATACTATGGATTGCAGCAATTGTACTGCCCAATAAATCTGCTGTAAGACAGTTATTATCTACGCTGGCCTGTTGGACATTTG GTGTATATGTCAAAGTAAAGGGCAGCAAAGATCCACGTTGTAGTGTACTGGTGGCCAATTATGTGTCCTGCTTAGATTCATTAGCTGCTGCACATACCCTTGGGACGATAAGT CTTAGAAAATGGAAGGTTCCACCATTTTTTGCATCGACGCTTGGTATTAAGAATGCTGCTCAATTTGTGAGAAA aCAGCACTTCACGGAGAGTCCAAGTAAGCCAGTATTACTGCAACCAGAGGGGGGACCGACGAATGGGAAAGGCCTTCTCAAATTCAATGACTGGTCGTTCCCTATTGGCAATAGAGTTCAACCGATCGCAATAA cagtTGAACGTCCTTTCACGAATGTGACGGTCCATCGCCCGAACGACAAGATGGATGTGTTCCCTTGGTGGGATGCATTGTGGTTTCTATGGACCCCGTGTTCTGTATACACCCTGAGGGCCCTGCCAGCGCTGGACAGGAAAGATGATAACGATCAAGAGTTCGTCGATCGAATGAGGCAGGCCATAGCCGATGCTTTGCAG GTGGAGGCGACGCCGTGGTCGCTGAGCgaggcgcggcgcgcgcgcaggCCCGcgcccgcccgccgcgcgccccccgcgccgcccgccgcgccgcccgccccgcccgccgcgcgccgcgTGCAGGAGGTGCTGCCGCGCGTGCCGCTCGCCGACATCGTGCGCGACCTGG AAAGAACTCGTAGCGTCGACGTGACTATCACAAATTTCCTGGAAGGTATCACACCCTACACTCCGATACCGGAGTCTGTTGTGGAACCCCAGCCGAGCACGTCTCGGGCTCCTCCCAAGTACGTGTGCCCCGCTCCCACCGGCGTGTTCTCCAAGTCGGCTAAGGAGCGCCAGCTGAGCTTCCAGGAGAAGAAGGCTCAAATGATAGCCGAGGCTCGCCAGAGGTACATAGAGAAACACGGACTTAACGTTGCTTCGAAGTGTTGA